One segment of Sulfitobacter sp. W027 DNA contains the following:
- a CDS encoding ANTAR domain-containing response regulator codes for MTKTLSIVVVEEDQERAIGIVDALKEACVCDVFVVGNSSGLARKIAAHVPDIVLIDAGNPTRDVMEELTLASGPLERPVAMFVSGAAGGLAQAAIEAGLSAYVVDGLAPGRLKPVMDTAIARFAMVRQMRSELAETRRALEERKVIDRAKGLLMKAKGLDEEAAYALLRKAAMDQGRRVADVAEALVTASGLLG; via the coding sequence ATGACCAAGACCCTAAGCATCGTTGTTGTCGAAGAAGATCAAGAGCGCGCGATTGGGATCGTGGACGCGCTGAAAGAGGCCTGCGTTTGTGACGTTTTCGTTGTCGGCAATTCCAGTGGCCTCGCCCGCAAGATCGCCGCCCATGTGCCCGATATTGTGCTGATCGACGCAGGCAACCCGACACGCGACGTGATGGAGGAACTGACGCTGGCCTCTGGCCCGTTGGAGCGTCCTGTGGCGATGTTCGTATCCGGTGCGGCTGGCGGGCTGGCACAGGCGGCGATTGAGGCGGGGCTTTCGGCATATGTTGTCGATGGACTCGCGCCGGGCCGACTAAAGCCGGTAATGGACACTGCGATTGCGCGTTTTGCGATGGTGCGTCAGATGCGCAGTGAATTGGCCGAGACACGCCGCGCCTTGGAAGAACGCAAGGTGATTGACCGTGCAAAGGGGCTGTTGATGAAGGCCAAGGGCCTTGATGAGGAAGCCGCTTATGCCCTCCTGCGGAAGGCCGCGATGGACCAGGGGCGGCGGGTGGCTGACGTGGCCGAAGCACTGGTGACCGCGTCGGGGCTGCTCGGATGA
- a CDS encoding LysR family transcriptional regulator has product MDISAQMLIFATVVERGSISAAARSMGQTPSAVSKQISLLEDHARFRLLNRTRIGVSPTQEGQEFYLKCQAMAEKFKEAEAHISNLDDAPRGKLRIASTVAFGKSQLIPALPIFLAKNLDVEVSLELTDRDIDLQTEGFDAAVSFAEQYKNPDVVVRRIMQSRRVLCAAPQYIERRGTPISFADLSKHNCLRIAGNSRRNAWNDDQTSGANPFDAVGDFEGNSTDVIFHAALAGIGIARLPSYLVDAKLQSGELLRVLPGYAPASTDIVVQFAGRRNLPPKTRAFIDFLVSEFRPDTAPPVQKVAGHP; this is encoded by the coding sequence ATGGATATCTCAGCGCAAATGCTGATCTTCGCCACCGTGGTCGAGCGAGGGAGCATTTCTGCGGCGGCGCGCTCTATGGGGCAAACCCCATCGGCAGTCAGCAAGCAGATCAGCCTGTTGGAGGATCACGCGCGCTTTCGCTTACTCAATCGCACGCGGATAGGCGTTTCGCCGACACAGGAAGGCCAAGAATTTTACCTTAAGTGCCAAGCGATGGCAGAGAAATTCAAAGAAGCCGAAGCGCATATTTCTAACCTAGATGATGCGCCGCGCGGCAAATTGCGGATCGCGTCGACGGTGGCATTCGGCAAATCTCAGTTGATCCCGGCCTTACCCATATTTTTGGCTAAGAACCTAGACGTAGAAGTGTCGCTGGAGCTGACGGACCGTGACATTGACCTGCAGACGGAAGGTTTCGATGCGGCGGTCAGTTTTGCTGAGCAGTACAAGAACCCCGATGTCGTCGTGCGCCGCATAATGCAAAGCCGCCGCGTGTTGTGTGCGGCGCCGCAATACATCGAGCGACGCGGAACACCGATTAGCTTCGCCGATCTGTCGAAGCACAACTGTCTTAGAATTGCCGGGAATAGCCGCAGGAATGCATGGAACGATGACCAGACAAGCGGAGCGAACCCTTTTGACGCGGTTGGGGATTTCGAAGGCAACAGTACAGATGTGATATTTCACGCCGCCCTTGCTGGCATCGGTATCGCGCGGCTGCCAAGCTATCTGGTGGACGCGAAACTGCAGTCGGGTGAGTTGCTGCGGGTCTTGCCCGGTTATGCGCCTGCCAGCACCGATATCGTCGTGCAGTTCGCGGGGCGGCGAAATCTCCCCCCGAAGACCCGCGCCTTCATTGATTTCTTGGTGTCGGAGTTTCGCCCCGATACAGCGCCACCAGTTCAGAAGGTGGCGGGGCACCCATGA
- a CDS encoding ABC transporter permease, giving the protein MSTADPNFTADPARAARRERRFTRINTADKWLQVIGLAWLTPILKAVAGDNPKAQIAEIWRLLGVPLLAIIGFLALWATLAPTVQTSLGAIPGPAQVWSEAVTLHEDAQAKAESRAKFEAQVAVLNERRVEQGMPPVERAYTGAPTYYQQIWTSIQTVFFGFLIASAVAIPLGIAAGLSPTANAALNPIIQIFKPVSPLAWLPIVTMVVSAVAASNDGLLSKSFLVSAITVTLCSLWPTLINTALGVASIDKDLVNVSKVLKMNTWTKITKLVLPSALPLIFTGLRLSLGVGWMVLIAAEMLAQNPGLGKFVWDEFQNGSSSSLARIMVAVLTIGIIGFLLDRVMYALQSLFTFTNNR; this is encoded by the coding sequence ATGAGCACCGCAGACCCGAATTTTACCGCTGATCCAGCACGCGCGGCGCGCCGCGAGAGGCGCTTCACCCGGATCAACACCGCCGATAAGTGGCTTCAGGTTATTGGGCTGGCATGGCTGACCCCGATCCTGAAAGCCGTCGCCGGGGACAATCCTAAGGCCCAAATCGCCGAGATCTGGCGCCTGTTGGGGGTGCCGTTGCTTGCGATCATCGGGTTCCTCGCGCTTTGGGCGACATTGGCCCCGACAGTGCAAACCTCGCTCGGCGCGATCCCCGGTCCGGCACAGGTGTGGTCTGAGGCGGTCACCCTGCATGAGGACGCGCAGGCCAAGGCCGAGAGCCGTGCCAAATTCGAAGCGCAGGTTGCGGTTTTGAATGAACGCCGCGTCGAACAGGGCATGCCCCCTGTTGAGCGCGCCTATACCGGTGCGCCAACGTATTACCAACAAATCTGGACCTCAATCCAAACCGTATTCTTCGGCTTTCTGATCGCGAGTGCTGTGGCAATCCCGCTTGGGATCGCGGCGGGCCTCTCGCCCACGGCCAACGCCGCGTTGAACCCGATCATTCAGATTTTCAAACCGGTCTCCCCGCTGGCTTGGCTGCCGATCGTGACGATGGTGGTCTCCGCCGTTGCGGCCTCAAATGATGGCTTGCTGTCCAAGTCCTTCTTGGTCTCGGCCATTACCGTGACGCTTTGCTCGCTTTGGCCAACGCTGATCAACACTGCACTGGGCGTGGCGAGCATCGACAAGGATCTGGTGAATGTTTCGAAGGTGCTGAAGATGAACACTTGGACCAAGATCACCAAACTGGTCCTGCCCTCCGCCCTGCCGCTGATCTTTACTGGGCTGCGGTTGTCGCTCGGGGTGGGTTGGATGGTCCTGATCGCCGCTGAAATGCTGGCGCAGAATCCGGGACTTGGCAAATTCGTCTGGGACGAGTTTCAGAACGGGTCTTCCAGTTCGCTCGCCCGGATCATGGTCGCAGTGCTGACCATCGGCATCATCGGTTTCCTGCTGGACCGGGTGATGTACGCCCTGCAGTCGCTCTTTACCTTCACGAACAACCGCTGA
- a CDS encoding IS3 family transposase (programmed frameshift) — MSEMEIITDGGRRRRWSAAEKLRIVEETLYDGDSVSAVARRNGVAPNLLYRWRRLMVEGGSVAVTGDDSVTSNKAVREMEARVRELERQLGRKTLEVEILKEALDKSPRKKTDLACAVAQTGRFPMKAVAQTLGVSRSNLHERQKGTTEPRRSYYNAQDAALLPRIERLVAERPTYGYRRITAVLNRELQAEGLAPANHKRVYRIMKANNLLLERSGFNWPERAHDGKVIMVRLNLRWCSDGLEFTCWNGDIIRAAFLLDAHDREVIAWRAVANAGISGSDVRDMLLEAVEKRFGSYRAPEVVEALSDNGSAYTARETRIFARQFGPKSCFTPVASLQSNDMSEAFVKTLKRDYVRVNPIPDAETVLNLIGEWIEDYNDNHPHNGLRWRSPREFIKATTETA; from the exons ATGTCTGAGATGGAAATCATTACTGATGGCGGACGCCGTCGACGCTGGTCTGCGGCAGAAAAGCTGCGGATCGTTGAGGAGACCCTCTATGACGGGGACAGCGTTTCCGCTGTTGCTCGCCGTAATGGTGTGGCCCCAAATCTGTTGTATCGTTGGCGTAGATTGATGGTCGAGGGAGGGAGTGTCGCCGTAACAGGGGATGACAGCGTGACCAGCAATAAGGCTGTCCGAGAGATGGAAGCCCGCGTGAGGGAGCTCGAGCGCCAGCTGGGACGCAAGACGCTGGAAGTGGAGATCCTGAAGGAAGCGCTCGACAAGTCGC CGCGCAAAAAAACCGACCTTGCTTGCGCAGTCGCTCAAACCGGGCGGTTCCCGATGAAGGCGGTGGCACAAACGTTAGGCGTATCCCGTTCGAACCTGCATGAACGACAGAAAGGAACCACGGAGCCGCGTCGGAGCTATTATAACGCTCAAGACGCGGCTCTCTTGCCACGTATCGAACGTTTGGTGGCGGAGCGCCCAACCTATGGCTACCGCAGGATCACTGCAGTGCTGAACCGGGAACTCCAAGCAGAAGGCCTTGCCCCAGCAAATCATAAACGCGTCTATCGCATTATGAAGGCCAATAACTTGCTGCTGGAGCGATCCGGCTTCAACTGGCCAGAGCGCGCCCATGACGGCAAGGTCATCATGGTTCGGTTGAACTTGCGCTGGTGCTCTGACGGGCTGGAGTTCACCTGCTGGAATGGCGACATTATCCGCGCGGCGTTCCTGCTCGATGCTCATGATCGTGAGGTCATCGCCTGGCGGGCCGTCGCCAATGCCGGGATTAGCGGCTCGGACGTCCGTGACATGCTTTTGGAGGCCGTCGAGAAACGCTTCGGCAGCTATCGCGCGCCAGAGGTGGTCGAGGCCTTATCCGACAATGGAAGCGCATACACAGCAAGGGAAACCCGCATCTTTGCTCGCCAGTTTGGCCCAAAGTCATGCTTCACGCCAGTCGCCAGCTTGCAATCCAACGACATGTCAGAGGCCTTCGTAAAGACGCTCAAGCGCGATTACGTGCGCGTCAATCCAATACCCGATGCCGAAACCGTTTTGAATTTGATAGGAGAATGGATTGAGGACTATAACGACAACCACCCACACAACGGCCTAAGATGGCGCTCGCCTCGCGAGTTCATCAAGGCCACAACCGAAACTGCTTAG
- a CDS encoding CmpA/NrtA family ABC transporter substrate-binding protein has protein sequence MKHLILGLAASTVMTSAAFAELLDLEKDVLTFGFIKLTDMAPLAIAYEQGYFLDEGLFVTLEAQANWKVLLDGVIDGQLDGAHMLAGQPLAATIGYGTEAHIITPFSMDLNGNGITVSNEVWEKMLPNIPKMADGRPEHPISAEALVPVIEEFNAKGEAFNMGMVFPVSTHNYELRYWLAAGGINPGYYSPDNISGQIGADVFLSVTPPPQMPATLEAGTIHGYCVGEPWNQQAVFKGIGVPVITDYQLWKNNPEKVFGITDAFAEENPNTTKAVVRALIRAAMWLDENNNANRPEAVEILSRPEYVGADYEVIANSMTGFFEFEKGDKRDIPDFNVFFRHNATYPYYSDAIWYLTQMRRWGQIAEPKSDAWFKDVAASVYRPEIYLEAARSLVDDGLAKEEDFPWEANGFKAPTPAADIIDGIPFDGRAPNAYLDSLPIGLKGDQTVVGDEVQG, from the coding sequence ATGAAACACCTTATCCTTGGCCTTGCGGCCTCGACCGTGATGACCAGCGCCGCCTTCGCTGAACTGCTTGACCTTGAAAAGGACGTGCTGACCTTCGGTTTTATCAAACTGACAGACATGGCCCCGCTCGCCATCGCCTATGAGCAGGGCTACTTCCTTGATGAGGGGCTTTTTGTCACCCTCGAAGCCCAGGCCAACTGGAAAGTGCTGTTGGATGGGGTGATCGACGGCCAGTTGGACGGCGCGCATATGCTGGCCGGGCAGCCCTTGGCGGCGACAATCGGTTACGGGACTGAGGCGCATATCATCACGCCCTTTTCGATGGACCTGAACGGCAACGGGATCACCGTCTCCAACGAGGTTTGGGAAAAGATGCTGCCCAACATTCCCAAGATGGCGGATGGACGGCCCGAGCATCCGATTTCAGCCGAGGCGCTGGTGCCGGTGATCGAAGAGTTCAATGCCAAGGGCGAGGCCTTCAACATGGGGATGGTGTTCCCTGTCTCGACCCATAACTACGAGCTGCGCTATTGGCTCGCTGCAGGCGGGATCAACCCCGGATACTACAGCCCCGATAACATCTCGGGCCAGATCGGGGCGGATGTCTTTTTGTCGGTGACACCGCCGCCGCAGATGCCTGCCACCTTGGAAGCAGGGACGATCCATGGGTATTGCGTGGGCGAGCCTTGGAACCAGCAGGCGGTCTTCAAAGGCATCGGCGTGCCGGTCATCACCGACTATCAACTGTGGAAGAACAACCCCGAAAAGGTATTCGGGATCACCGATGCCTTCGCTGAGGAAAACCCCAACACCACCAAAGCGGTTGTCCGGGCACTCATTCGCGCGGCCATGTGGCTGGACGAAAACAACAATGCCAACCGCCCCGAAGCCGTCGAGATTCTCAGCCGTCCTGAATATGTCGGCGCCGATTACGAGGTGATTGCCAATTCAATGACCGGCTTTTTCGAGTTCGAAAAAGGCGACAAACGCGACATCCCCGATTTCAACGTCTTCTTCCGGCATAACGCGACCTACCCCTATTATTCGGACGCGATTTGGTACCTGACCCAGATGCGCCGCTGGGGTCAGATTGCCGAGCCAAAATCCGACGCATGGTTCAAGGACGTCGCCGCCAGCGTCTACCGCCCGGAAATCTATCTGGAGGCCGCCCGGTCGCTGGTCGACGACGGTTTGGCCAAGGAGGAAGACTTCCCCTGGGAGGCCAACGGCTTCAAGGCACCGACACCTGCGGCTGACATCATCGACGGCATTCCCTTCGATGGCCGCGCCCCCAACGCCTATCTCGACAGCCTGCCAATCGGGCTGAAAGGCGATCAAACCGTGGTCGGCGACGAAGTTCAGGGCTGA
- a CDS encoding ABC transporter substrate-binding protein, translating into MKTTTIPVAYVPLVDAAPLIVAQELGFAEAEGIALDLTAAPSWSSIRDMLAFGRVDAAHMLSPLPVAMAMGLGGVATALSAVSVLSVNGTVLGVGKPLEDRLRALGYDFDFVDPFKAAEALAQDRHGPIVFGVPFPFSMHVELLRYWSRASALGPDGIVIRTVPPALMASALAAGEVDAFCVGEPWGSVAVERGVGALLLPGKAIWSFAPEKVLAVRTNWAEAEPDLLARLLRATWKAGRWLADPNVHAAASDLLSRKAYLDVPSELINRALSGHLIVSSRGAHRQIDGFLEFHRGAATFPWRSQSRWIAQHLCQSHGSGNPTADTIANVFRSDLHRLHLSMLDPDLPGASEKVEGAIPRATPVASAGGRLTLLPNEFFDGQIFDPSAL; encoded by the coding sequence ATGAAGACGACGACCATCCCTGTTGCTTACGTCCCCCTGGTGGATGCCGCGCCCTTGATCGTAGCGCAAGAGTTGGGCTTTGCCGAAGCTGAGGGCATTGCGCTGGACCTGACCGCCGCGCCGTCGTGGTCGTCAATCCGAGACATGCTGGCCTTTGGCCGTGTCGACGCTGCCCATATGCTGTCGCCGCTGCCGGTTGCAATGGCGATGGGGTTGGGCGGGGTCGCGACCGCACTGTCGGCGGTGTCGGTCCTGTCGGTCAACGGCACTGTTTTAGGGGTTGGCAAACCGCTCGAAGACCGGCTGCGCGCTTTGGGCTATGACTTCGACTTTGTCGATCCTTTCAAGGCTGCAGAAGCACTTGCACAGGACCGCCACGGACCGATCGTATTTGGGGTGCCATTCCCGTTTTCGATGCATGTCGAACTGTTGCGCTACTGGAGCCGGGCATCAGCACTTGGACCGGACGGGATCGTAATCCGCACCGTGCCGCCTGCGCTTATGGCAAGCGCACTGGCAGCGGGGGAGGTGGACGCCTTTTGCGTAGGCGAGCCTTGGGGGTCGGTTGCGGTTGAGCGCGGCGTCGGTGCATTGCTGCTGCCGGGCAAGGCGATCTGGAGTTTTGCACCTGAAAAGGTTCTGGCCGTGCGCACGAACTGGGCTGAGGCCGAGCCCGACCTACTCGCCCGTCTGTTGCGCGCGACTTGGAAGGCAGGCCGGTGGTTGGCCGACCCGAATGTTCATGCCGCCGCCAGCGATCTGTTGTCGCGCAAAGCCTATCTGGATGTGCCGTCGGAACTTATCAACCGGGCCTTGTCGGGGCATTTGATCGTTTCGTCCCGCGGGGCGCATCGCCAGATCGATGGATTTCTTGAGTTTCACCGCGGCGCCGCAACCTTTCCGTGGCGCAGCCAATCAAGATGGATCGCGCAACATTTGTGTCAGTCGCACGGCAGTGGCAATCCCACTGCGGATACGATTGCGAATGTGTTCCGCTCAGATCTACATCGTTTGCATCTCAGTATGCTGGACCCCGATCTGCCCGGTGCATCGGAAAAGGTCGAAGGGGCGATTCCACGCGCTACACCGGTGGCTTCAGCGGGGGGGAGGCTGACTTTATTGCCGAATGAGTTTTTCGACGGCCAGATTTTCGATCCTTCCGCGCTGTAG